CCACCACGATTTCCCTATTTTTCGGCTGATTTGCGGGGACTGGATTTTGGTAAGAAATAAATTCTATCACCTTTGGCAGCGCAACCATTTTTTTCATTACCTCAAGATTTTCAAAGTTCTTATAGTTCGCGCTCGCAGCTCGTTTTCCATCCTCATTAAACATCTGAATCGACTCAATTCGCTTGTTTGAAGAATCAATCACCACGGCTTGAAGCTGCCCGCCATGATTCAGGTAAAGGCCGACTTTTCCCTTTTCAGCCGTCACTTGCTCAATATCGCCCAACGACGCATGATTTAAGCTTGGAATGCCGATAAACGCATCTGTCATTTGCTCAAAAGTTACGCCCAAACCCATCGCTTTTTTCAAATTTTCAGCGCTGTTTTTGCCGACGAGCAATTGGCCGCTAAATAAATTATGCACAAAAATGCTGTCCTCGCGAATAAGCGCCTCCAAAACTGTAATGCCAAAAAAAACCGACCCGACAATTTGAATGGCTTCTCCACGCTTGACTTTGATATTGCACGATAAACTTTGCTCCATTTCCGGCGTTTTAATCCAAATTTCGGCATTGCCGTCAACTGTTTTAATCTCGTCAACCGGCGAGGAAATACTGGCAAGCAGTCGCTCAATTGCCGAATCAACCGAAACTTGCGTTCCAGGCAAATCTACATCCGACACCGTTCTGGAGGAACTGCACGCGCTCATGAGTGTTGCGAAAACAAGCACCACACAAAGCAAGCGAGTAAGTGAATTTCGTAGCATCGTATTAATTTTGAGGTTAAACCAAAAAACGGGCAAATATACTGATTTTGCCCGTTTCTTTGTAACCCACCAAAGTGACTAATTTGGATTTAAGCAACTTGCGCGGCGGCGACGTCCATGTCGCAAATGGCCTCCACGCCGTACCGCAAAAAGCCAATCGCAATATCTTTCATCTTGATTCGCATTTGTTCTTCAAGAAACGCTTTGCCGACAAGAGCCACAATCGGGTTGATGCTCTCCAAATCGCCACGCTGAAGCACCAGCTGCAAATCCATCGTAATATCCGTACGCTCCTCGCCGGTTTCCTCCAGTTCCAGCCGGCACAGCATTCGATTGTTTGCTGACTCGTCCGAAGACTCATAGATGATAACCGTTGCAGCTTTTGGCGCATCGTGCCGCGAAAACTCCGTTGGAATTAATAAATCGATTGGCTGGAGCAACGGCATTTCAATCTTTAAATTCCACTCATAAAGTAGCTTTCCATTGTTCAACTGCTTTACCAAATTTAAAGATTCAACTGCCGGCATGTATAACTCGTAGTTGCGAGGGTCAGATAAAAATTGAACCAACCGCTCTTTGCCGATAGGAATTTCAAAAATCGTTCTGACATCAGCGTCTAATTGGAAGCTCATAATTTATGCCTGTTTTTATTAGTATTTATTACTAATAACTTAACGGCGCTGAATTAGGAAGCGTTTCATTCGTAAAAGAAAAAATCTGCTTAAAATGTTGGAATCACTTACTTTTGATGTTTTAGCTTGCCGAACAATCTGACGCGACATATTGCAAATGCAAAACACTTGTATTTTTTTTAGAAAAAACTGCAGAAAATGACTGTTGAAATAACATTTTGAACACAGCTATTTCTTCAAAAAGAATGTGCGTTTATTTCGAAATAAAATCTATTGTTATAAAAGAAGATGGAATCAATTTACTTAAATAAAAATGAAGAGCGACGCCTTTTAAATGGCCATCAATGGATATTTAGCAATGAGCTAAAATCTGTTCCTAAAGACATTGAAAAAGGCTCAGTTGTTAAAGTTTTTTCTGCACAAAATAAATTTCTTGGAATTGGTTTTTACAACCCACATTCATTAATAAGCTTCCGATTTCTCTCAAAAAGAGAAACGCATATAGATCAGCTGTTTTTTGAATCCAGAATTCTTCGTGCACGCGATTTTCGGGAAAAAATCTATCCAAAATCCACTACCAATGCGTATCGTTTGGTTCATGCTGAATCAGATTTTTTGCCAGGACTGATTATTGATAAATTCGACAATTCGTTCTCGATTCAGACTTTTTCGGCGGGAATGGAAAACCATATTCAAACCATTTGCGATGTACTTATAGCGCATTTTTCACCGGAAAACATCGTCCTGAGAAATGAATCCCAGTTGCGGGAATTAGAAAACCTGCCGCAAGAAAAAAAGGTTTTGCTGGGCAATCCTACCGATTTAATTCGCATCTACGACACAGAAATTCAATACGATATTGACATTTTAAATGGCCATAAAACAGGCTTCTTTTTAGACCAGCGAGAAAACAGAAAACGCATTCGTCCGTTTGCACAAGATGCTCATGTACTTGATATTTTTACAAGCGATGGCGGCTTTTCTTTAAACGCTGCTTATGGAAAAGCGAAAGAAATTTTAGCTGTAGATATTTCGGAAGAAGCCCTGAAAAGGGCCCATCATAATGCAGAAATTAATCAGCTTAAAATTGAAAATTTAATCAAAGAAGATGCGTTTTCTTTTATAGAAAAATTAGAGCATGAAGAAAGAAAATTTGATTTAGTTATTTTAGATCCTCCAAGTTTAACAAAATCAAAAAAAACTGTTTCTACCGCAATTCATGCTTATAAAAAGCTCAATCGTTCAGCGATTAAATTGGTTAAAAAAGGTGGGTTTTTGGCGACTGCATCGTGCTCTCATCATGTTGGAGAGGATTTATTTTTAAGCATCGTTCAAAAAGCAGCCAACGACGCACACAGAAAAGTGCAACTCATTGAGCGCGCGGCGCAAGCGCCCGATCATCCGGTGCTAATTTCCATGCCGGAAACGCAATACCTAAAATTTGCGATTTTTCATGTGAGCTGAACCGCCGCTTTAATAAAAACACAACGACGCGATTTCTTTTATTGGAAAGTGAGACTTGAAAAAAATGCCGCGTGTAAGGCGCGGCATTTTGAAACATGTGAGAAATTTTTGCAGAAGCGTTTGGCAATCACTAAGACCGAAAATCGGCGAGATTAACTAATCGCTGAGAGCGCCTCTCTTAGAACACTGGCACTTCGCTCAAGTGCCGCGCGCTCTTCATCGTTTGTTTGAACACCGATTAAGCCATCGATGCCTTTGCCACTAACCAACCGCGGCAAAGAAAGCGCAACACCAAATTCAGGAATATTTGCAGAAACCGTCAGGACAGCACGATGATTTCGAATGAGCGCTTCGGAAATCCTTGCCAAAACAGCGCCAATTCCATAATACGTCGCGCCTTTTCCTTCAATAATATGATAGGCTGCCTTGCGAACATTATCTGCAATTTGGCTTTGGATTTCCTCGTTCCACCTAACTTGACGAGCCTTACAAAAACTGGGAATTGATAATCCTGCCACATTTGCACTGCTCCAGGCAAAAACCTCACTGTCGCCATGCTCACCGATCACATAGGCATGCACATGCTGCGGGTCAACGCCAAGCTCATTTCCGATCAAGGCACGAAACCTTGCGGTGTCGAGCGTTGTCCCCGAACCCATCACCTGCCCTTCCGGCAAGCCCGCCAACTGTTCGGTTAAAGAGGTTAAAATATCGACCGGGTTTGTGGCGACCACAATCACCGCATTCGATTCTATGGCAACCACTTTTGGGACAATGTCACGAAAAATATTTGCGTTTCGCTCGAGCAGTTGGAGTCGTGTTTCTCCAGGTTTTTGATTGACACCCGCAGATATAATAATAACTTTAGCCCCCTTCAAATCCTGAAAATCTCCGTCCCTAACGGTCATTGCAAATGAAAATGGAACGGCGTGCTCAATGTCGCTTGCTTGCGCTTTTGCCTTTGCATTGTCTGCATCGACAATGACAATCTCGCTGCACGATCCCCTCATCGCCATTGCAAAAGCCGCTGTTGCACCAACAAATCCAGCGCCGATAATGCCAACTTTCATACGCCTCCTTTTTTTATGTGAATTTTAAAAATCATTTTTAGGACAACATCTCTTTTCGAAGAGATCGAAAAAATATTCTTTTTAAAACAAAAAGAATAAAAAATAAAATTACAGCTCCTGAAAAAACAGGAAATAAAATCCCAAATAATGATATAACTAACGAAAAAATAAGCTCTAATCCAGAAATAAGAATTTGATATATGGCGTTAGAATCTTTTTCCATATCTCGAATTAACGCATTCATACCTTGCAAAATTCCTGCTGCGCCGCCACCCAAAAAGATAGCAATTGCCCATCGGAAAACTGGCGCTATTTCAGCGACAACTGCGGCCATGAGAAATGTCCCGATCATGACCGCCAGTGTTACTTTTACTACATTGACAAATGCTTTTGTAAAAGCGATATAACTCAAAATCATTTCGCTAACCAACGCAATTGAAAATAAAATGCTGACCGGCCCGTTGCTCAACCAAGCAAAGCCTTGAGGCGGTTGAAACATACCGATATATGACACGACACTCAAAACTAACAACGGCGTAAAGCCTCGAAATCCCGCTGCCGCACTCAGGCAAATGCCAAAACCTAAGCTATTATAAAATTCCATATCTTTTTACGATTAAATAAGTATCGTCTACAAGAACCGTGAATTCTCTCTTTTTTCTTAGTTTTTATTTCTTAAAATCTATTTATTCTTAAAATACTTTACTTTCACAGAAAATTTAATCCCCGTTTTCTTGGGATATTTTTTATATAAAAGCCATATTGCTTTTAGCTTGAATTGTGAATAGAAGAAAGATAAATCATTGTAAAACGACATGTTATGGATACACTCAATTCAGAAGTTAAAGCGATGATATACCTGTTGGATGATGACGATGAGACGGTTTTTCAAGCAGTTAGCCAAAAACTTTCTCAAATCGTCAATCCAGAACGTCCTGATAGCGAAGAAATTCTTCAATTGATGCTTGAGAAGAAAAATAATACGCATGCTGTCATTTCTGAAAAAATAGAATCCCTCATCGATAATATTCAATTTGATTATTTAGCACCACTTTTAAAAAGTTTATTAATTCATGATGCACAATTAGAAGATATTATTTTTCTTATTGCGCAAATAGGATATCCTGCATTAGATATTGATAAATATAAAAAGGAGCTAAATAAAATCGAGAACGCGTTCCACATTGAATATTATACGTCTTCAATGACTGAGGTTAATAAAGCATTATTACTAAACGTTATTATTTACGATCATGAAGGCTATCGTGGAAATTCGAGCAATTACTACGATCCTGACAATAGTTACCTTAACCGGGTAATGGATAGAAAATTGGGCATTCCGATTACTTTAGGTGCATTGTATTTGGTTATTGCCAAACGGTTAGGACTGCCTATTTATGGAGTGAATATGCCTGCTCATTTTATGTTAAAATATGAGCGAAAAAACTATGAGCTGTTTATTGATCCATTTAATCGCGGAAGGATTCTTGAGAAACAAGATTGCATTCGCTTTTTGATGAATGCAGGCTATGGCTATGTAGAACAATATTTGGCGCGTGCAAGCTCGCTGGATCTTTGCGAAAGAATGCTCAATAACCTAAAAAATAGCTACCGAGAGCTCAATAACTTGAAAAAGTTTTCTTTGATTGAGCGCTATTTGCAAGTAGTTCGTGAGGTTAAGGGGAAAGTCCTCTTTCAAATTTTGATGGGAATATTCATATCGACACATCAGACGAAGACCCTGAATTTTAATTAATCACTGGCTTTGGATTTATCATCTGTTACAACAGAAATGTCAATTGGCTTTCCAAGCGGGGCCACTTCGCCTTGTTTTGGATTTTGCTCGATGATAGTGTTCGGAACTAACGCCACAGAATAGCGAAAAGATACTTTACCTAAGCTGTATCCTGAAGAAACAATTAATTTTTGCGCTTCCGATAAAGAGCGCCCCGTCACATCAGGAATAAGTGATTGCTTTTCACCATCTTCCTCAGCCATTTTTCCAATCGAAAAAGAGACTGGTGTCCCAGCTTTGAGCAACGCGTTTGGTGGCACAGACTGCGAGAGCACAATGCCGTCTTCATCTTCTTTATAGACCACCGAATACGTTACAGTCCCCACACTCAGCCCTATTCGTTCCAAAGAAAGAGTGGCATCTGCAAGCGTGCGACCTCTCAAATCGGGCAGAGGCGATGGCGGCTGATTTTTTGTATTCACTGAAAGATACACATGCCGCCCGGCTTTCACTTTTTCTCCGGCTTGCGGATTTTGCGACAAAACGGCGTTGAGCTGATAGCGCTCATCGTAACGACTATACCCTAACCTCGGCTCTAAATTCGCTTTTAGCAAAGTGCTTTTCGCTGCCTCAAAGTCTAAGCCGGCAACCTCAGGGACTTTTACAATATCGCCGCCTTTTACATAAAACGGCATGACAACTTTATCAAACAAAACAGCTAATGTAAAAAGCAAGAAAATGGTAACGTAGAATTGAATGGCAACTTTGGAGGTCAAAAAATCACTTTTAAATCCCATAAATCAATAATAAAACCTCAGGTTTTAATTTTTTCAAATTGCATCACATTGTAAAAATGCAGTGCAAAATATAACATTTCCGTATAGAAATTGCAGAAAAATAAAATGCTTCAGCATTTTGTAGAAAATACTGAAGCAACCTACTTACATCTTTCTGGGGCACTTTTCTAACGCGTAGAAAATGAGCTTGCTTAACATACGAGTAAGTCATTGCGCCGCATGAAATGTTCCAAAGTTCTTTTGTAAGTCCCGCCAATTGGAATGCTTTTTTGCCCGATTTTGATTTCGAGACTTTTCACTTCGGTAATTTTATCCAATCGGACAATGTAGGAACGATGCACGCGTTTGAAATCTTTTATCGGCAAGCGGCGCTCCATCGACTTCATGGTAGAATAAAGTGTGTAGGATCGCTTTTCTGTTTTGACTGTCACGTAGTCTGCGCATGCTTCTATCCACAAAATTTCATCAAAACTCACGTTAATGTAGTCGCCTCCTTTCTTGACATAAACACAATTTTCGTTTCCATTTTTTTCCAGATGAAGCGATTGCTTGACGCGTTGAAGTACACGATAAAACCTCATGTAAGAAAACGGCTGCTGAAGAAAATATTTTTTCTCCGCCATTTGATTTACGACTGCATTTTCTCCTACTGACTGGATTACAATAATTTGCGCACCTTTCAAATCCTTCACCATATCATTTGTCATGAGCGGTTCATCGATCAGCACCAGATCAACTTTGTGATTGGCATGAACCTCTTCCAATTCATTGATGCTGCCACACGATTTCAGAAGCTTCAAATAATCCGTCTGGCGAACATATTTTGAGATCAATGATTTGGTGGCTGCATCATTTACAATTAAAACACAATTAATCAACATGGCTGTATTAAAATTAAAATTAACAAAACAGCATTAGATATTTTTCTTACTACGCCCCACTGTTTTAGTCTTAGGGTTTTACTTCTGCATTATACACCAACTAAAAAGAATTAGATATGACGCAGTCCACAGTCTGTTGTTGAAATCATGCTAAAAAACACTTCCGGCAAATCAGCTCGGGATCATGAACTAAAAAGATTTAGGAAAAATGAAACAAGAATGTTGGGGACTGACTAATGAGAAGTTCAGGGGAAAACTAACTTTTGATTGGCTCAATTATCAGATCTGAGCTTAATTTCGATTTTGCATTACCTCTAAATATTCCTGTT
Above is a window of Chloroherpeton thalassium ATCC 35110 DNA encoding:
- a CDS encoding DUF4292 domain-containing protein, whose translation is MLRNSLTRLLCVVLVFATLMSACSSSRTVSDVDLPGTQVSVDSAIERLLASISSPVDEIKTVDGNAEIWIKTPEMEQSLSCNIKVKRGEAIQIVGSVFFGITVLEALIREDSIFVHNLFSGQLLVGKNSAENLKKAMGLGVTFEQMTDAFIGIPSLNHASLGDIEQVTAEKGKVGLYLNHGGQLQAVVIDSSNKRIESIQMFNEDGKRAASANYKNFENLEVMKKMVALPKVIEFISYQNPVPANQPKNREIVVAYAEREINGRNFGFDFKVPKGASVINIDNMKRYVK
- a CDS encoding class I SAM-dependent rRNA methyltransferase codes for the protein MESIYLNKNEERRLLNGHQWIFSNELKSVPKDIEKGSVVKVFSAQNKFLGIGFYNPHSLISFRFLSKRETHIDQLFFESRILRARDFREKIYPKSTTNAYRLVHAESDFLPGLIIDKFDNSFSIQTFSAGMENHIQTICDVLIAHFSPENIVLRNESQLRELENLPQEKKVLLGNPTDLIRIYDTEIQYDIDILNGHKTGFFLDQRENRKRIRPFAQDAHVLDIFTSDGGFSLNAAYGKAKEILAVDISEEALKRAHHNAEINQLKIENLIKEDAFSFIEKLEHEERKFDLVILDPPSLTKSKKTVSTAIHAYKKLNRSAIKLVKKGGFLATASCSHHVGEDLFLSIVQKAANDAHRKVQLIERAAQAPDHPVLISMPETQYLKFAIFHVS
- a CDS encoding L-lactate dehydrogenase, whose translation is MKVGIIGAGFVGATAAFAMAMRGSCSEIVIVDADNAKAKAQASDIEHAVPFSFAMTVRDGDFQDLKGAKVIIISAGVNQKPGETRLQLLERNANIFRDIVPKVVAIESNAVIVVATNPVDILTSLTEQLAGLPEGQVMGSGTTLDTARFRALIGNELGVDPQHVHAYVIGEHGDSEVFAWSSANVAGLSIPSFCKARQVRWNEEIQSQIADNVRKAAYHIIEGKGATYYGIGAVLARISEALIRNHRAVLTVSANIPEFGVALSLPRLVSGKGIDGLIGVQTNDEERAALERSASVLREALSAIS
- a CDS encoding DUF4126 domain-containing protein, with amino-acid sequence MEFYNSLGFGICLSAAAGFRGFTPLLVLSVVSYIGMFQPPQGFAWLSNGPVSILFSIALVSEMILSYIAFTKAFVNVVKVTLAVMIGTFLMAAVVAEIAPVFRWAIAIFLGGGAAGILQGMNALIRDMEKDSNAIYQILISGLELIFSLVISLFGILFPVFSGAVILFFILFVLKRIFFRSLRKEMLS
- a CDS encoding transglutaminase-like domain-containing protein produces the protein MDTLNSEVKAMIYLLDDDDETVFQAVSQKLSQIVNPERPDSEEILQLMLEKKNNTHAVISEKIESLIDNIQFDYLAPLLKSLLIHDAQLEDIIFLIAQIGYPALDIDKYKKELNKIENAFHIEYYTSSMTEVNKALLLNVIIYDHEGYRGNSSNYYDPDNSYLNRVMDRKLGIPITLGALYLVIAKRLGLPIYGVNMPAHFMLKYERKNYELFIDPFNRGRILEKQDCIRFLMNAGYGYVEQYLARASSLDLCERMLNNLKNSYRELNNLKKFSLIERYLQVVREVKGKVLFQILMGIFISTHQTKTLNFN
- a CDS encoding PASTA domain-containing protein — its product is MGFKSDFLTSKVAIQFYVTIFLLFTLAVLFDKVVMPFYVKGGDIVKVPEVAGLDFEAAKSTLLKANLEPRLGYSRYDERYQLNAVLSQNPQAGEKVKAGRHVYLSVNTKNQPPSPLPDLRGRTLADATLSLERIGLSVGTVTYSVVYKEDEDGIVLSQSVPPNALLKAGTPVSFSIGKMAEEDGEKQSLIPDVTGRSLSEAQKLIVSSGYSLGKVSFRYSVALVPNTIIEQNPKQGEVAPLGKPIDISVVTDDKSKASD
- a CDS encoding LytR/AlgR family response regulator transcription factor, which codes for MLINCVLIVNDAATKSLISKYVRQTDYLKLLKSCGSINELEEVHANHKVDLVLIDEPLMTNDMVKDLKGAQIIVIQSVGENAVVNQMAEKKYFLQQPFSYMRFYRVLQRVKQSLHLEKNGNENCVYVKKGGDYINVSFDEILWIEACADYVTVKTEKRSYTLYSTMKSMERRLPIKDFKRVHRSYIVRLDKITEVKSLEIKIGQKSIPIGGTYKRTLEHFMRRNDLLVC